Proteins encoded within one genomic window of Triticum aestivum cultivar Chinese Spring chromosome 2D, IWGSC CS RefSeq v2.1, whole genome shotgun sequence:
- the LOC123049748 gene encoding GDSL esterase/lipase At1g33811-like, producing the protein MKDGINFASGGSGLQNQTGDHCGGVYSMADQLEEFKLVVMMMGNGSYDLISRSLFFISVGSNDLFEYADAKNPPPNRNDTAFLKCLVDSYRTYLQELYALGARKFSIVSPSLVGCCPSQRAAALEHHNDFDEFHCFRPANNLSKQLYTLLASTLQDLGGDLDDMHYSICDSAGMAEAVFATGGAKGHNLVVDTACCAGPGPFGVGLCNTSATLCPSRADFLFWDSFHPTEYASGLAASALFNDPGEFVRPINVGQLVAL; encoded by the exons ATGAAAGACGGCATCAACTTTGCATCGGGAGGGTCAGGGCTGCAGAACCAAACGGGCGATCAT TGCGGAGGAGTCTACAGCATGGCCGACCAACTGGAGGAGTTCAAGTTGGTCGTCATGATGATGGGGAACGGCTCGTACGACCTCATCTCCAGATCACTCTTCTTCATCAGCGTCGGCAGCAACGACCTGTTCGAGTACGCCGATGCCAAGAACCCGCCCCCTAACCGCAACGACACCGCCTTCCTGAAATGCCTCGTCGACTCTTACAGGACCTACCTGCAG GAGTTGTATGCGCTCGGGGCGAGAAAGTTCAGCATCGTCAGCCCATCGCTGGTGGGGTGCTGCCCGTCGCAGAGGGCGGCCGCGCTGGAACATCACAATGACTTCGACGAGTTCCACTGCTTCCGCCCGGCGAACAACCTCTCCAAGCAACTCTACACTTTGCTAGCCTCGACGCTCCAGGACCTCGGCGGTGATCTGGACgacatgcactactccatctgcGACTCGGCAGGGATGGCCGAGGCGGTCTTCGCAACCGGCGGCGCAAAAGGCCACA ACCTGGTGGTGGACACGGCCTGCTGCGCCGGCCCAGGGCCGTTCGGGGTGGGCCTGTGCAACACCTCCGCCACGCTATGCCCCAGCCGCGCCGACTTCCTGTTCTGGGACAGCTTCCACCCGACGGAGTATGCGTCGGGCTTGGCCGCGTCCGCGCTCTTCAACGACCCCGGTGAATTCGTCCGCCCGATCAACGTGGGGCAGCTGGTGGCACTGTAG
- the LOC123049747 gene encoding GDSL esterase/lipase At5g03820-like, producing MAGRGGAFALVALCMLELALLHGAGAGEPLVPAMFVFGDSTMDVGNNNQLPDCKPECRADYPQYGVDHPSHAPTGRFSNGYNLADQIGAVKYFFPFNFSSRGY from the coding sequence ATGGCCGGCCGCGGCGGGGCGTTCGCACTCGTTGCGCTGTGCATGCTCGAGCTCGCGCTGCTACATGGCGCCGGCGCCGGGGAGCCGCTCGTGCCGGCCATGTTCGTGTTCGGAGACTCGACGATGGACGTCGGCAACAACAACCAGCTGCCTGATTGCAAGCCCGAATGCAGGGCCGACTACCCGCAGTACGGCGTCGACCACCCCTCCCACGCGCCCACCGGCCGCTTCAGCAATGGATACAACCTCGCTGACCAGATAGGTGCCGTCAAATATTTCTTCCCCTTCAATTTTAGTAGTAGAGGCTACTGA